The following coding sequences are from one Gigantopelta aegis isolate Gae_Host chromosome 15, Gae_host_genome, whole genome shotgun sequence window:
- the LOC121390278 gene encoding uncharacterized protein LOC121390278, with protein sequence MIFQTKLVCVLGIVITVCLLTVQSNTDSLIKELYKKTSDLQEKKDTQYKPLEHWRKEKGGYGSEVKVNTHGPPELAFIRDMPGVYDNNMFVTSWITIVLMEAYLYGDCPKPSSEQIVLALDSISSYHDKNRHYNSSIMNFWPQRYNATVDFWQSSPENLYHVLDTIHRLPVKDLEKLLDWLGLKDAEKIVDELYKMA encoded by the coding sequence ATGATTTTTCAGACAAAACTGGTATGCGTTTTGGGTATTGTTATAACAGTCTGTCTACTTACTGTGCAGTCTAACACTGACTCTTTAATTAAGGAATTATACAAGAAGACCTCAGATCTGCAAGAGAAGAAAGATACCCAATACAAACCTCTAGAGCATTGGAGGAAGGAAAAGGGAGGCTATGGCAGCGAGGTAAAGGTCAACACACATGGACCACCAGAACTAGCTTTTATCCGCGACATGCCGGGCGTGTATGACAATAATATGTTCGTGACGTCATGGATCACTATAGTTCTGATGGAAGCCTATCTGTATGGAGACTGTCCAAAACCGTCATCAGAGCAGATTGTTCTAGCTCTGGATTCCATCAGCAGTTACCATGACAAGAACCGTCACTACAATTCGTCCATCATGAATTTCTGGCCACAAAGGTACAACGCGACGGTTGACTTCTGGCAGAGCTCTCCCGAGAATCTCTACCACGTACTGGATACAATCCACCGTCTGCCAGTAAAGGATCTAGAGAAACTTCTCGACTGGTTGGGCCTTAAAGATGCGGAAAAGATAGTAGATGAACTCTATAAAATGGCGTAA